A genomic segment from Bos mutus isolate GX-2022 chromosome 14, NWIPB_WYAK_1.1, whole genome shotgun sequence encodes:
- the COX6C gene encoding cytochrome c oxidase subunit 6C codes for MSTALAKPQMRGLLARRLRFHIVGAFMVSLGFATFYKFAVAEKRKKAYADFYRNYDSMKDFEEMRKAGIFQSAK; via the exons ATGTCCACTGCTTTGGCAAAACCTCAGATGCGTGGCCTTCTGGCCAGACGTCTGCGATTTCATATTGTTGGCGCATTCATGGTCTCTCTGGGGTTTGCAACTTTCTATAAg TTTGCTgtagctgaaaaaagaaagaaggcataTGCAGACTTCTACAGAAATTATGATTCCATGAAAGATTTTGAGGAGATGAGGAAGGCTGGTATCTTTCAGAGTGCAAAGTGA